A genome region from Hymenobacter tibetensis includes the following:
- a CDS encoding T9SS type A sorting domain-containing protein, whose amino-acid sequence MKQKLLLLMAAVYLLPMWHAHAQYSTPGTGQRYTLTQLAAASGGYVTRTAGAWLINDTIRLAATDTLRINTNELIRAADRVQVLIDGVLQVTPPDSVVFTAQNAGAPWVGLSLSGTSTGSVLRHTVVERSGGLRVLDANVELTDCVLRYNVSTIGTRLINSGALSLSGNRALIQRCRFVRNARAGINSPSNRPTSPIIEDCTFLENDTENGNYPQINLGTGNPTFPIQIEGCTVIGNPATNMAGGIGVSNLLGGTAVTTVIIRRNTVRNNRYGIAVIGANITSYVTGNVVENNNTNPNAQTGGSGLNFQGNQTQTGVVSRNVLRGNLWGVTLLRTGTAGGPVVSFGNISSRDTTDVGLNRLAGNGNGGQTYDFYNNTPDAVKAENNDWGTATASLIEAHIFHQPDQANLGLVDFQPFRQPLGTHNRRSAAAPSVYPNPAHAAVTFKLIGASPARVLLHDAAGHLVLNELLQPLGGQAVLRAPQLRPGLYWYQLTQADVVSTGKLMIE is encoded by the coding sequence ATGAAACAGAAGTTACTCTTGCTCATGGCTGCTGTGTACCTGTTGCCAATGTGGCACGCGCACGCGCAATACAGCACCCCCGGTACCGGCCAGCGCTACACCCTCACGCAGCTAGCGGCAGCTTCTGGCGGCTACGTAACCCGTACTGCCGGCGCCTGGCTCATCAACGATACTATTCGGCTGGCCGCCACGGATACCCTGCGGATCAATACCAATGAGCTAATTCGAGCAGCTGACCGAGTGCAGGTACTTATAGATGGGGTGTTGCAGGTCACCCCACCCGACTCGGTGGTGTTCACTGCCCAGAATGCCGGGGCACCGTGGGTCGGTTTGTCGTTGAGCGGTACTAGCACGGGGTCGGTGCTGCGCCACACGGTGGTGGAGCGTAGTGGCGGGCTGCGTGTGCTGGACGCCAATGTGGAGCTAACCGATTGTGTGCTGCGCTACAATGTGTCCACGATTGGAACTCGCTTGATTAACAGCGGGGCGCTGAGTTTGTCGGGAAATCGGGCCCTGATACAGCGGTGCCGGTTTGTGCGCAATGCGCGTGCTGGTATCAACTCTCCTTCCAACCGCCCGACGTCTCCCATCATCGAGGACTGCACCTTTTTGGAGAACGACACCGAAAATGGCAACTATCCGCAAATCAACCTGGGTACTGGCAACCCCACTTTCCCTATCCAAATTGAGGGCTGCACAGTTATCGGCAACCCTGCAACCAACATGGCGGGTGGTATTGGGGTATCCAACCTGCTGGGCGGAACGGCTGTCACAACAGTTATTATTCGCCGCAATACGGTGCGCAACAACCGCTACGGCATTGCCGTCATTGGAGCTAACATCACTTCCTATGTGACGGGCAACGTGGTGGAAAACAACAACACCAATCCTAATGCCCAGACCGGTGGAAGTGGCCTCAACTTTCAAGGCAACCAAACGCAAACTGGGGTGGTGTCGCGGAACGTGTTGCGTGGCAACTTGTGGGGCGTGACGCTGCTCCGCACAGGTACGGCGGGCGGGCCGGTAGTCAGCTTCGGCAACATAAGCAGCCGCGACACCACCGATGTGGGACTGAACCGTCTTGCAGGCAACGGCAACGGTGGGCAGACCTACGATTTCTATAACAACACGCCCGACGCAGTGAAAGCAGAAAACAACGATTGGGGTACGGCAACGGCCAGTCTCATCGAAGCCCACATCTTTCATCAGCCCGACCAAGCTAACCTGGGGCTCGTTGATTTTCAACCTTTCCGCCAGCCTTTGGGCACGCACAACCGCCGTAGTGCCGCGGCGCCCAGTGTGTATCCTAACCCGGCCCACGCGGCTGTCACGTTCAAGCTAATCGGAGCCTCCCCGGCCCGTGTGCTGCTGCATGATGCTGCGGGCCACCTCGTGTTAAATGAGCTCCTGCAGCCCCTTGGTGGGCAGGCAGTGCTCCGCGCGCCGCAGTTGCGTCCAGGCCTGTATTGGTATCAACTCACGCAGGCAGATGTGGTTAGCACTGGTAAATTGATGATAGAATAA
- a CDS encoding heme exporter protein CcmB — MLKDFRLEWRQRAALNGMLLYVGSTVFVCFLSFSLKGGLPPAPAWNALFWIILLFSAVNAVAKGFLQESRGRMLYYYTLVPPQAVILAKIAYNALLLLGLALAGLGLYMIVLGNPVQDPTLFVGNVALGALGFASTLTLVSGIAAKATNSNTLMVVLGFPLMIPMLLLLIKVSKNALDGLEFEASESALLTLVALNLIVGAVSYLLFPFLWRS, encoded by the coding sequence ATGCTCAAAGACTTCCGTTTGGAATGGCGTCAGCGTGCGGCACTCAACGGGATGCTGCTGTATGTGGGCAGCACGGTGTTCGTATGTTTTCTGAGCTTCTCGTTGAAGGGTGGTTTGCCGCCTGCACCGGCTTGGAACGCACTTTTCTGGATTATCCTGTTGTTTTCGGCGGTGAATGCCGTAGCCAAGGGCTTTCTACAGGAAAGCCGCGGGCGGATGCTCTACTACTATACACTGGTACCCCCACAAGCGGTTATTTTGGCCAAGATTGCCTACAACGCGCTGCTGCTGCTGGGCTTGGCGCTAGCGGGTCTCGGATTGTACATGATTGTGCTGGGCAATCCGGTGCAAGATCCCACGCTGTTTGTTGGTAATGTAGCCTTGGGGGCATTGGGTTTCGCCTCTACGCTCACACTGGTATCGGGCATTGCAGCCAAAGCCACCAACAGCAATACATTAATGGTAGTGCTGGGCTTTCCGCTCATGATTCCGATGCTCCTGCTGCTCATTAAAGTTTCAAAAAACGCGCTGGATGGATTGGAGTTTGAAGCCAGTGAAAGTGCCTTGCTGACCTTGGTAGCCCTCAACCTAATTGTGGGGGCGGTGTCGTATCTGCTGTTTCCTTTTCTATGGCGAAGCTGA
- a CDS encoding cytochrome c biogenesis protein: MKNNWWKGLAAILLLYTAVSGFLLPVPRLAILNETIRNLYFHVPMWFGMTFILIASVYYSIRYLRTPTPQLDVLSHEAAKTGILMGIVGLATGSIWAKYTWGTWWTNDPKLNGAAIAMLIYGAYLVLRSSFTDEQQRARISAIYNIFAFATAMPLFYILPRLTDSLHPGAGGNPAFAKYDLDDNMRLVFYPAVIGWTLLAFWLAQVATRISLLKLKVYEKQLV; this comes from the coding sequence ATGAAAAATAATTGGTGGAAGGGCCTGGCAGCTATCCTGCTGCTTTACACAGCAGTATCAGGCTTTCTGTTGCCAGTGCCGCGGTTGGCCATCCTAAACGAAACAATTCGTAACCTCTACTTCCACGTGCCGATGTGGTTCGGGATGACCTTCATTCTGATAGCCTCCGTGTACTATTCTATCCGCTACCTGCGTACGCCCACTCCCCAACTGGATGTGCTGTCGCACGAAGCGGCCAAAACCGGAATCTTGATGGGTATTGTGGGGCTAGCAACCGGCAGCATCTGGGCTAAATACACGTGGGGAACCTGGTGGACCAACGACCCCAAGCTCAACGGCGCAGCCATTGCCATGCTTATTTACGGCGCTTACCTAGTGCTGCGTTCCTCGTTCACCGACGAGCAGCAGCGGGCCCGAATTTCAGCCATCTACAACATCTTCGCCTTTGCCACGGCCATGCCGTTGTTCTACATTCTGCCGCGCCTCACCGACTCGTTGCACCCTGGCGCGGGTGGCAATCCGGCTTTCGCTAAGTATGACCTCGACGATAACATGCGGTTGGTGTTCTACCCAGCCGTAATTGGCTGGACGCTGCTAGCCTTCTGGTTGGCACAGGTAGCCACCCGCATTTCTTTGCTTAAACTGAAAGTGTATGAAAAACAGCTTGTTTAA
- a CDS encoding CcmD family protein — protein sequence MKNSLFNQSKSLANSGALQLRLRKSALLLLALLLPALQAVAQTTDTPEMADAFRSDGKIYVVVAVVTVVLAGLLAFLVSLDRKVTRLERELKD from the coding sequence ATGAAAAACAGCTTGTTTAACCAGAGCAAGAGCCTTGCAAACTCGGGTGCTTTGCAGCTCAGGCTACGCAAAAGTGCTTTGTTGCTGCTCGCTTTGTTGTTGCCAGCGCTTCAGGCGGTTGCCCAAACCACCGACACACCCGAAATGGCCGATGCCTTCCGGAGCGACGGCAAGATATACGTGGTAGTAGCCGTGGTAACGGTGGTACTAGCCGGCCTGTTGGCGTTTTTGGTGTCGCTCGACCGGAAAGTAACTCGCTTGGAGCGGGAGTTGAAAGACTAG
- a CDS encoding cytochrome c maturation protein CcmE domain-containing protein: protein MKKAHILAIAVIAVAIGIIMSAAGDASVYVSFKEARERATEGNLTKVHVVGRLPRDNQKNILGLEYNPVLDPNYFAFTLVDTNRVAQRCIYFNPKPQDFDKSEQVVITGAMRNDIFVADKILLKCPSKYVEKDLKGATAGIN from the coding sequence ATGAAAAAAGCACACATTCTGGCTATTGCTGTCATTGCTGTGGCCATTGGCATCATCATGAGTGCCGCCGGCGACGCCAGTGTATACGTTTCTTTCAAAGAAGCTCGTGAGCGGGCTACCGAAGGAAACCTAACCAAGGTGCATGTAGTAGGGCGTTTGCCCCGCGACAACCAGAAGAACATTCTGGGTTTGGAGTACAACCCGGTCCTTGACCCTAACTACTTTGCTTTTACGCTGGTAGATACCAATAGGGTTGCCCAGCGCTGCATCTATTTCAACCCCAAGCCCCAAGATTTCGACAAGTCGGAACAGGTGGTGATTACGGGAGCCATGCGCAACGACATTTTCGTGGCCGACAAGATTCTACTGAAGTGTCCTTCTAAGTACGTCGAGAAAGATCTGAAAGGCGCAACAGCAGGCATCAACTAA
- the ccsA gene encoding cytochrome c biogenesis protein CcsA, which translates to MLNTFIGDAGHLSVIVAFVAATVAAYSYYMASRNQPLGQSDASWLRIGRGAFLVHGVAVVAVIACLFGIIHGHRYEYYYAWSHSSNHLPVYYMISCFWEGQEGSFLLWIFWHVVLGLIIMRFNKMWEAPVMAVFAGVQLFLTSMILGIVLGGVKIGSSPFILLRDFLTDLPVFKLNPNFIPEDGTGLNALLQNYWMVIHPPTLFLGFALTLVPFAFAVAALWKGEFTKWVKPALRWSLVGGLVLGVGVMMGAYWAYETLNFGGYWNWDPVENAVYIPWLVLVAGIHALVLWNQRRTALRTSFVLVVATFLLILYATFLTRSGVLGNASVHSFTDLGLSGQLMIYLGAFVVLAIVLLAKRWKQIPVSEKELTTYNPELWVFVGATVLCLGAFQVLVTTSIPVYNAFLGFVGIKSNLALPADQIAHYTKIQLWMGVGVALLSGLAQVMWWQRNDKTTIVNSLTNPGALALLGSALVILLLRYNKLTISPTYIVLLTAALFGVLANLGVVLKMLLRRAQLSGGGVAHLGIALMLLGILGSAGYSNIISKNMSGMVYSKEFGEEMNRDNVLLWRNDTTPMGEYDVSYTGQYFDVPGVPEYVNKDILFRLEDEYKALARGDIKFGDKQYYKAGDTVDILPENTYYRVEYKNRKSGNVFTLYPRAQENEEMGGLLASPDIKRFASHDIYSHINAVPPMKEKEWSELKEYQLAVGDTIFLNDYFAVFRAIEPAQQTAGLGLGKDDLAIQADVIVFGEKQREYHVHPIFVVRNRLIGRVPDEIEDLGLRLSLNAVDPTAGKFTFGVSTTQKDYIILKAVEKPFINLLWSGTLLMAVGFGLALRQKKTKKEPAVATIPTPAVRVSTKKPRPAQRVA; encoded by the coding sequence ATGCTAAACACCTTCATTGGCGACGCTGGACACTTAAGTGTCATCGTGGCTTTCGTGGCAGCCACGGTGGCAGCGTATTCCTACTATATGGCGTCCCGCAACCAGCCCTTGGGGCAGTCGGATGCCAGCTGGCTGCGAATTGGCCGGGGCGCATTCCTCGTGCACGGGGTGGCGGTAGTGGCCGTGATTGCCTGCTTGTTCGGTATCATCCACGGGCACCGCTACGAGTACTACTATGCCTGGAGCCACTCCAGCAACCACTTGCCGGTGTACTACATGATTTCCTGCTTCTGGGAAGGGCAGGAGGGTAGCTTCCTGCTATGGATATTCTGGCACGTTGTGCTAGGCCTCATCATCATGCGCTTCAACAAGATGTGGGAGGCCCCAGTAATGGCCGTATTCGCGGGGGTGCAGTTGTTTTTGACGTCCATGATCTTGGGCATTGTATTGGGTGGCGTGAAGATTGGCTCTTCGCCCTTCATTCTGCTCCGCGACTTCCTGACCGACCTACCCGTGTTCAAGCTGAACCCCAACTTCATTCCAGAAGATGGCACGGGCCTGAACGCGCTATTGCAGAACTACTGGATGGTGATTCACCCACCGACACTATTCCTGGGCTTCGCTCTCACGTTGGTGCCTTTCGCCTTCGCTGTAGCCGCCCTCTGGAAAGGCGAGTTCACGAAGTGGGTGAAACCAGCGCTACGGTGGTCGTTGGTGGGAGGCTTGGTACTGGGGGTAGGCGTTATGATGGGGGCCTACTGGGCCTACGAGACGCTCAACTTTGGCGGCTATTGGAACTGGGACCCGGTGGAAAACGCCGTGTACATTCCGTGGCTGGTGCTGGTAGCCGGTATTCACGCGCTGGTGCTCTGGAACCAGCGCCGGACGGCCCTGCGCACGTCTTTCGTGCTGGTGGTAGCCACCTTCTTGCTTATCCTCTACGCTACGTTCCTAACCCGTAGTGGGGTACTGGGCAACGCCTCTGTGCACTCCTTCACTGACCTTGGGTTATCGGGCCAGCTGATGATCTATCTGGGAGCCTTCGTGGTGCTTGCCATTGTGTTGCTGGCGAAGCGCTGGAAGCAGATTCCGGTTTCCGAAAAAGAACTGACTACGTACAACCCGGAACTGTGGGTGTTTGTGGGAGCCACTGTGTTGTGTTTGGGGGCCTTCCAAGTGCTGGTGACCACCAGTATTCCAGTGTACAATGCCTTCTTAGGCTTCGTGGGTATCAAGTCCAACTTGGCTCTGCCTGCCGACCAGATTGCGCACTACACCAAAATTCAGTTGTGGATGGGTGTGGGAGTAGCCTTGCTCTCAGGCTTAGCGCAGGTGATGTGGTGGCAGCGCAACGACAAAACCACTATTGTTAACTCGCTTACCAACCCTGGCGCCCTGGCACTGTTGGGCTCGGCGCTGGTTATTCTGCTGCTACGCTACAACAAGCTTACGATTTCGCCTACGTACATCGTGCTTCTGACGGCCGCGCTGTTCGGCGTGCTGGCCAACTTAGGCGTGGTGCTGAAAATGTTGCTGCGTCGTGCGCAGCTTTCCGGCGGTGGTGTAGCCCACTTAGGTATTGCGTTGATGCTGCTCGGCATTCTGGGCTCAGCGGGCTATTCCAATATCATTTCCAAGAACATGTCGGGCATGGTGTATTCCAAGGAGTTCGGCGAGGAAATGAACCGCGACAACGTGCTGCTGTGGCGCAACGATACCACCCCCATGGGCGAGTATGATGTAAGCTATACCGGCCAATACTTTGACGTGCCCGGCGTGCCTGAGTACGTGAACAAAGACATTCTCTTCCGCCTCGAAGACGAATACAAGGCCTTGGCTCGCGGTGATATCAAGTTTGGTGATAAGCAGTATTATAAAGCGGGCGATACTGTAGACATCCTGCCCGAAAACACCTACTACCGCGTCGAGTACAAGAACCGGAAGTCTGGCAACGTCTTTACACTGTACCCCCGGGCCCAGGAAAACGAAGAAATGGGTGGCCTCTTGGCTTCGCCGGATATCAAGCGTTTTGCTTCGCACGACATTTATTCCCACATCAACGCCGTGCCGCCGATGAAGGAAAAAGAGTGGAGCGAGCTGAAGGAGTATCAGCTGGCAGTTGGCGACACCATTTTCTTAAATGACTATTTCGCCGTGTTCCGCGCTATCGAGCCAGCACAGCAAACGGCCGGCCTCGGCCTTGGTAAGGACGATTTGGCTATTCAGGCCGACGTTATTGTGTTTGGCGAGAAGCAGCGGGAATATCACGTACACCCCATCTTTGTTGTTCGCAACCGCCTCATCGGGCGTGTGCCCGATGAGATTGAGGACCTGGGCCTGCGCTTGAGCTTGAACGCGGTGGACCCCACTGCCGGCAAGTTCACTTTCGGGGTGAGCACCACACAGAAAGACTACATCATCTTGAAAGCGGTTGAGAAGCCATTTATCAACCTGCTATGGAGCGGCACCTTGCTGATGGCTGTTGGCTTTGGCTTGGCATTGCGGCAAAAGAAAACCAAAAAGGAGCCGGCAGTAGCAACCATACCGACGCCTGCTGTTCGTGTATCCACCAAAAAGCCTCGTCCCGCACAGCGCGTAGCGTAG
- a CDS encoding Rossmann-like and DUF2520 domain-containing protein yields the protein MTPDFLSLRIVLLGAGRVASQLGPALQQAGHQISYVWNRSQAAAHALAATLPGAQVLPDLNFTTLPAADVYLVAVSDTAVPALLAQAQFPVGAVVAHTSGAVPLSVFSAYSGVRGGVFYPLQTFSAGRPVNWQTVPFCIEAADPAAEAMLLRLAGTLSSSVQRVATPQRQAIHVAAVFACNFTNHLFGISHALLQEQHLPLSLLAPLIQETVDKALAAPPFTVQTGPAARQDEPTLARHQAALRAYPEWLELYKALSNSIKQQQAALSVNNQRV from the coding sequence ATGACACCCGATTTCCTCTCCCTGCGTATTGTTCTGCTTGGTGCCGGCCGCGTAGCTAGCCAACTTGGTCCGGCTTTGCAGCAAGCTGGGCATCAGATATCGTACGTCTGGAATCGTAGCCAGGCAGCAGCTCACGCCTTAGCAGCCACGCTGCCCGGTGCCCAGGTGCTGCCTGATCTGAATTTCACCACCTTGCCGGCTGCGGACGTGTATCTGGTGGCTGTGTCTGATACGGCTGTGCCAGCGCTACTGGCACAAGCGCAGTTTCCGGTGGGCGCCGTAGTGGCACACACCTCCGGGGCCGTTCCGCTTTCCGTTTTCAGTGCATATTCGGGTGTTCGGGGGGGCGTATTCTATCCGCTTCAGACATTCAGTGCGGGCCGCCCTGTGAATTGGCAGACGGTGCCTTTCTGCATAGAAGCGGCTGACCCTGCCGCCGAGGCCATGCTCCTGCGCCTAGCGGGTACTCTCAGCAGCAGTGTGCAACGCGTTGCTACCCCTCAGCGGCAGGCCATACATGTAGCAGCAGTGTTTGCCTGCAACTTTACCAACCACCTGTTTGGCATCAGCCACGCCCTTCTGCAAGAGCAGCACTTGCCTCTTTCGCTACTGGCCCCCCTCATCCAGGAAACAGTAGACAAAGCCCTTGCAGCTCCGCCCTTCACGGTTCAAACTGGTCCCGCAGCTCGCCAAGACGAGCCCACGCTGGCCCGCCACCAGGCTGCGCTACGTGCGTATCCGGAGTGGCTTGAGCTATATAAAGCGCTCAGTAACAGTATAAAGCAACAACAAGCAGCACTCAGTGTAAACAACCAACGTGTCTAA
- a CDS encoding 2Fe-2S iron-sulfur cluster-binding protein: MKAVNITFQFQDGQPAQTHVAAEGESVLDVALNNGIQLQHNCGGVCGCSTCHVYVLQGEDQLPEISDKEEDFIDRAVNPRINSRLGCQCVVQDSTQDLIILIPPQEFLGH; encoded by the coding sequence GTGAAAGCTGTCAATATTACCTTCCAATTTCAGGACGGCCAGCCCGCCCAGACCCATGTAGCCGCCGAAGGCGAGTCGGTGCTGGACGTTGCCCTCAACAACGGTATTCAACTGCAGCACAACTGTGGTGGTGTATGTGGCTGTAGCACTTGCCATGTATACGTGCTGCAAGGGGAAGACCAACTCCCAGAAATCAGCGATAAAGAAGAAGATTTCATTGACCGTGCCGTAAACCCGCGCATCAATTCGCGTTTGGGGTGCCAGTGCGTGGTGCAAGACAGCACGCAGGACTTGATTATTCTTATTCCACCGCAGGAGTTCCTAGGACACTAA
- the iscX gene encoding Fe-S cluster assembly protein IscX, which produces MAHFEPPMHWNDHEDVAIALYEKFGDDFTEAKIYRIRFTELLEWVLSLPNFEGTKEESNEGHLEQIQAKWVYEWRDNQK; this is translated from the coding sequence ATGGCCCATTTCGAGCCCCCGATGCACTGGAACGACCACGAAGACGTGGCCATTGCCCTCTACGAAAAGTTTGGCGACGACTTCACGGAAGCAAAAATTTACCGCATCCGCTTCACGGAACTGCTGGAGTGGGTGCTGAGCTTGCCCAACTTCGAGGGTACAAAAGAAGAATCCAACGAAGGACACCTAGAGCAGATTCAAGCCAAGTGGGTGTACGAATGGCGCGACAACCAAAAATAA
- a CDS encoding KdsC family phosphatase produces the protein MLPDLSAIKAFIFDVDGVLTDGTLLALNSGEQARTFHIRDGYAIRHALKQGYRIAIISGREEEGVRKRLESLDVRDIFLGVDDKMKIFNTYINTYRLDPAQIAYMGDDMPDVEVMRRCGLAACPADAAADVLAVSSYIAEKPGGYGAVRELLEAVLKAQQSW, from the coding sequence ATGCTGCCCGATTTATCAGCTATTAAGGCGTTTATATTCGATGTAGATGGCGTGCTGACGGATGGCACTCTGCTGGCGCTCAATTCAGGTGAGCAAGCCCGCACCTTCCACATCCGCGACGGTTACGCCATTCGGCACGCCCTGAAACAAGGCTACCGTATTGCCATCATTTCGGGCCGGGAGGAAGAAGGGGTGCGCAAGCGCTTGGAGTCGTTGGATGTGCGTGATATTTTTCTGGGGGTAGACGACAAGATGAAGATCTTCAACACCTACATCAACACCTACCGCCTCGACCCAGCCCAAATTGCGTATATGGGCGACGATATGCCCGACGTGGAAGTGATGCGCCGCTGCGGCTTAGCCGCCTGCCCCGCTGATGCCGCTGCCGACGTCCTCGCTGTCAGCAGCTATATAGCCGAAAAACCCGGTGGCTACGGCGCTGTGCGCGAGCTACTGGAAGCAGTGCTCAAGGCCCAGCAAAGCTGGTAA
- a CDS encoding cold-shock protein: protein MKTGTVKFYNESKGYGFITDDETKEDFFVHVTGLNGGQIQQNDRVEFDTQEGRKGVNAVNVKRV, encoded by the coding sequence ATGAAAACAGGAACCGTAAAATTCTATAATGAGTCGAAGGGCTACGGCTTCATTACAGATGACGAGACGAAGGAAGACTTCTTCGTGCACGTGACGGGCCTTAACGGGGGCCAAATTCAGCAGAATGACCGGGTGGAGTTTGATACACAGGAAGGTCGTAAGGGTGTAAATGCCGTAAACGTGAAGCGCGTATAG
- a CDS encoding geranylgeranylglycerol-phosphate geranylgeranyltransferase, whose amino-acid sequence MASAFSFFTAAAGGPAGTGSDKDESGLRLRPIARLIRLPNLLIMLLCLVLVRAGLLHPATPLATLLDWRFGVLVLATLCVGAAGYIINDYYDVKIDAINRPGRLVVGREVNRRRAMLAHLLLSGLGVGMAGMLSPLLGVVNLGSALLLWGYSVRFKRVALVGNVSIATLTAALVLLPELQLRTGNDNVWVYALAAFLLTVVREIVKDVEDMRGDAQHDCHTLPIVWGVARTKWVAGFFLGCLVVLVAGAGAEALRHGPVLLGLWLLLLVLGPLFALARLLWRADQRRHFAKLSKWCKGIMLAGVLSMLLVNVIG is encoded by the coding sequence ATGGCATCTGCCTTCTCCTTTTTCACTGCGGCAGCGGGTGGGCCAGCTGGGACGGGCAGCGACAAAGACGAGTCTGGACTTCGTTTGCGCCCGATTGCCCGACTTATTCGGCTGCCCAACTTGTTGATCATGCTGCTCTGCTTGGTGTTGGTGCGAGCCGGGCTGCTACACCCGGCTACTCCCTTGGCCACCCTGTTGGACTGGCGCTTTGGGGTGCTCGTGCTGGCTACCTTGTGCGTAGGAGCGGCCGGCTATATCATCAACGACTACTACGATGTCAAGATTGACGCCATCAACCGGCCGGGGCGACTAGTGGTGGGGCGCGAAGTGAACCGCCGCCGGGCCATGCTGGCGCACCTGTTGCTGTCGGGGCTGGGTGTAGGCATGGCCGGGATGCTGTCGCCGCTGCTGGGTGTTGTCAACCTGGGGTCGGCGCTGCTGCTGTGGGGGTATTCGGTGCGATTCAAGCGGGTCGCACTGGTTGGCAACGTGAGCATTGCTACGCTCACGGCGGCGCTGGTGCTGCTGCCCGAACTACAACTGCGCACCGGCAACGATAATGTGTGGGTGTATGCATTGGCCGCTTTCCTGCTCACCGTGGTGCGTGAGATAGTGAAAGATGTGGAAGACATGCGGGGTGATGCCCAACACGACTGCCACACGCTGCCCATCGTGTGGGGGGTTGCACGCACAAAATGGGTGGCGGGTTTTTTCTTGGGCTGCCTGGTGGTGCTGGTGGCGGGGGCTGGTGCCGAGGCACTACGCCACGGCCCGGTACTGTTGGGCTTATGGCTGCTGTTGCTCGTGCTGGGCCCTTTGTTTGCGCTGGCTCGTTTATTGTGGCGCGCCGATCAGCGGCGGCATTTTGCAAAACTGAGTAAGTGGTGCAAAGGAATAATGCTGGCCGGCGTACTCTCTATGCTGCTAGTGAACGTAATAGGGTAA
- a CDS encoding BamA/TamA family outer membrane protein: MRFLYLPLALALCGLAHHAAAQVAPDSTAPAAAATPPPAAPKPRKFADKFAGSDKPSFIPVPVLFSQQETGLAGGLSILPVWRFGTDTTTRKSNARFVGWISQKGQTSLQVTHNIFTPGEKMYLLGEISYYDVNFFYYGVGNNTRKADESEVDYKLFIFNQRVMPRIAPNLFAGLQYRFTGLRGVAFDKPGEEGGTNKFQQDLNEGILSQREATGGNTSGFGPAVLYDGRDNVLSTYRGQYLHVHGLFTGKYAGSDYTFSRYQIDARHFQPLFGSNNTILAVQYLGQFHSGGRVPFRELSAFGADLGGSIYNYSTLMRGIYEGRFRDRQMMTFQAEIRRKLFWRFDGVVFGAVGEVASQFNDFSLGGTKVAAGFGGRFRFNRRDRLNLRLDYGVGSGGNSGIYFAVGEAF, from the coding sequence ATGCGCTTTCTCTACCTGCCGCTGGCCTTGGCTCTGTGCGGCCTGGCCCATCATGCTGCTGCTCAAGTAGCCCCCGATTCCACTGCCCCGGCCGCTGCCGCAACGCCACCTCCCGCCGCCCCTAAGCCCCGCAAGTTTGCCGACAAATTTGCGGGCAGCGACAAGCCCAGCTTTATTCCGGTGCCGGTGCTGTTTTCTCAGCAAGAAACCGGTTTGGCGGGTGGCTTATCTATCCTGCCGGTATGGCGCTTCGGCACCGATACCACCACCCGCAAGTCCAACGCCCGCTTCGTGGGCTGGATCAGCCAGAAAGGCCAGACTAGCTTACAGGTGACGCACAACATCTTCACGCCGGGCGAGAAGATGTACTTGCTGGGAGAAATCAGCTATTACGACGTAAACTTCTTCTACTACGGCGTCGGCAATAACACCCGCAAAGCCGACGAGTCGGAGGTGGACTACAAGCTCTTCATTTTCAACCAGCGGGTAATGCCGCGGATAGCTCCCAACTTGTTTGCTGGTCTGCAGTACCGTTTCACGGGGCTGCGCGGCGTTGCGTTCGACAAGCCAGGGGAAGAAGGTGGCACCAACAAGTTTCAGCAGGATCTGAACGAAGGCATTCTCTCGCAGCGCGAAGCAACTGGTGGCAACACCTCGGGCTTCGGACCAGCCGTTCTCTATGACGGCCGAGACAACGTACTGTCTACGTACCGCGGTCAGTACCTGCACGTTCACGGGCTGTTCACGGGCAAGTATGCTGGCAGCGACTACACGTTCAGCCGATATCAGATTGATGCGCGGCACTTCCAGCCGTTGTTTGGTAGCAACAATACCATTCTGGCAGTGCAGTACCTTGGCCAGTTCCATTCGGGGGGCCGGGTGCCCTTCCGCGAGCTTAGCGCCTTCGGCGCCGATTTGGGCGGTTCGATCTACAACTACTCTACGCTGATGCGCGGTATCTACGAGGGCCGTTTCCGCGACCGGCAGATGATGACCTTCCAGGCCGAGATTCGCCGGAAGCTGTTCTGGCGTTTTGATGGGGTGGTATTTGGCGCCGTGGGCGAGGTGGCCAGCCAGTTCAACGACTTCTCACTTGGCGGAACCAAGGTGGCTGCTGGTTTCGGCGGCCGTTTCCGCTTCAACCGCCGCGACCGGCTTAACCTCCGTCTCGACTACGGAGTTGGCTCTGGCGGAAACTCCGGAATTTATTTTGCGGTGGGCGAGGCCTTCTAG